A region of Gemmatimonadaceae bacterium DNA encodes the following proteins:
- a CDS encoding GAF domain-containing protein codes for MEPVIPDLRETPRAEAYARLLEMQQLLLDGSTDVIAGMATTSALLHHAFGHLWTGFYRVVEPDALLRVGPYQGSLGCQEIRFGRGVCGTAAAERRTVVVPDVHAFPGHIACDARSRSEIVVPVYDAAGALLAVLDIDSPVLNAFGDDDVAGLEALVAWFANASYVQQPA; via the coding sequence ATGGAACCAGTCATTCCCGACCTGCGTGAGACGCCGCGCGCCGAGGCGTATGCGCGGCTCCTCGAGATGCAACAGCTGCTGCTCGATGGCAGCACGGATGTGATCGCCGGCATGGCCACCACGAGCGCGCTGCTGCACCACGCGTTCGGCCATCTCTGGACCGGCTTCTATCGCGTCGTCGAACCCGATGCGCTGCTGCGCGTGGGTCCGTATCAGGGCTCGCTCGGCTGCCAGGAAATCCGCTTCGGTCGCGGCGTCTGTGGCACGGCCGCCGCCGAACGCCGCACGGTGGTGGTGCCCGATGTGCACGCCTTCCCGGGGCACATCGCGTGCGACGCACGCTCGCGCAGCGAGATCGTCGTGCCGGTGTACGACGCGGCGGGCGCGCTGCTGGCGGTGCTCGATATCGATTCGCCGGTGCTCAACGCCTTCGGTGACGACGATGTCGCCGGCCTCGAAGCGCTGGTGGCCTGGTTCGCCAATGCGTCGTATGTTCAGCAGCCTGCCTGA
- a CDS encoding HD domain-containing protein: MTGYSDRINHAFAFAAKHHDQQVRKGTRLPYLTHPANVAIILTRYGCREDAVVAGILHDVVEDCVRDGWTQEMLEERIGRKFGNSVLEAVLAVTKRKVDDDGMELSSDEQKDDYLQRLSLASEDALWVCAADKVHNANSILSDLRRTSFPETVWGRFNAGRDGTVKYYRRVANRLREIGFNESIVDELEAAAAGLESA, translated from the coding sequence ATGACCGGCTACTCCGATCGGATCAACCACGCGTTCGCGTTCGCGGCCAAGCATCATGACCAGCAGGTGCGAAAAGGCACACGCCTGCCGTACCTCACGCATCCGGCCAATGTCGCGATCATCCTGACGCGCTACGGCTGTCGGGAAGACGCGGTGGTCGCCGGCATTCTGCACGACGTCGTGGAAGACTGCGTGCGCGACGGCTGGACGCAGGAAATGCTCGAAGAGCGCATCGGCCGGAAGTTCGGCAACAGCGTGCTCGAGGCCGTGCTCGCCGTGACCAAGCGCAAGGTTGACGACGATGGCATGGAGCTGTCGTCCGACGAGCAGAAGGACGACTACCTGCAGCGCCTCTCGCTGGCGAGCGAAGACGCGCTGTGGGTGTGCGCGGCCGACAAGGTGCACAACGCGAATTCCATTCTGTCCGACTTGCGACGCACCTCGTTCCCCGAGACGGTGTGGGGGCGCTTCAACGCCGGCCGCGACGGCACGGTGAAGTACTACCGCCGGGTGGCGAATCGGCTGCGGGAGATTGGGTTCAACGAGTCCATTGTGGACGAGCTCGAAGCCGCGGCGGCGGGATTGGAGTCGGCGTGA
- the ispG gene encoding flavodoxin-dependent (E)-4-hydroxy-3-methylbut-2-enyl-diphosphate synthase, translated as MSSASGFGRRRPTVTVNVRGVPVGSSAPVVVQSMTNTDTADAAATATQVAELFEAGSQKVRITVNNDEAAQAVPEIRQRLDDMGLDVPLIGDFHYNGHLLLTKYPKTAATLDKYRINPGNVGTKHRDTNFTTIVQAAIDHGKPVRIGVNWGSLDQDLLTSMMDANASSATPRDAKDVYMDAMLESALRSAALAEEVGLAHDKIIVSAKISVVPDLVECYRRLAARCDYPLHLGLTEAGMGNKGVIASSAALAILLSEGIGDTIRVSLTPKPNGDRREEVFVAQQILQSLGLRSFAPQVTACPGCGRTTSTFFQHMAEDIQGYLREQMPVWRESRPGVVDMKVAVMGCVVNGPGESKHANIGISLPGTFEEPKAPVYVDGKLLTTLKGDAIVQEFLGILNEYVERTYQSA; from the coding sequence GTGTCGTCTGCTTCTGGATTTGGTCGTCGTCGCCCCACCGTCACCGTCAACGTCCGCGGCGTCCCCGTCGGCTCGTCGGCCCCGGTGGTCGTACAGTCCATGACGAACACCGACACCGCCGATGCGGCCGCGACCGCCACGCAGGTGGCCGAGCTGTTCGAAGCGGGGTCCCAGAAGGTCCGCATCACGGTCAACAACGACGAAGCCGCGCAGGCCGTCCCCGAGATCCGGCAGCGCCTGGACGACATGGGGCTCGACGTCCCGCTCATCGGCGACTTCCACTACAACGGGCACCTGCTGCTCACGAAGTATCCGAAGACGGCCGCCACGCTCGACAAGTACCGCATCAACCCGGGGAACGTCGGCACCAAGCATCGCGACACGAACTTCACCACGATCGTCCAGGCCGCCATCGATCATGGCAAGCCGGTCCGTATCGGCGTGAACTGGGGCTCGCTCGACCAGGACCTGCTCACGAGCATGATGGACGCCAACGCCAGCTCGGCCACGCCGCGCGACGCGAAGGACGTCTACATGGATGCGATGCTCGAAAGCGCGCTCCGCTCGGCCGCCCTCGCCGAAGAAGTGGGGCTCGCGCACGACAAGATCATCGTGAGCGCCAAGATCTCCGTCGTCCCCGATCTCGTGGAGTGCTACCGCCGCCTCGCCGCACGCTGCGATTACCCGCTGCACCTCGGGCTCACCGAAGCGGGGATGGGCAACAAGGGCGTGATCGCCTCGAGCGCCGCGCTCGCCATTCTCCTGAGCGAAGGGATCGGCGACACCATTCGCGTGTCTCTTACCCCCAAGCCCAACGGCGACCGCCGCGAAGAAGTGTTCGTCGCCCAGCAGATCCTGCAGTCGCTCGGCCTCCGCTCCTTCGCCCCGCAGGTCACCGCCTGCCCCGGCTGCGGCCGCACCACGAGCACCTTCTTCCAGCACATGGCGGAAGACATTCAGGGCTACCTGCGCGAGCAGATGCCGGTGTGGCGCGAATCCCGCCCCGGCGTGGTCGACATGAAGGTCGCCGTGATGGGCTGCGTCGTGAACGGCCCGGGTGAGAGCAAGCACGCGAACATCGGCATTTCGCTGCCGGGCACGTTCGAAGAACCCAAGGCGCCGGTCTACGTGGACGGCAAGCTGCTCACGACGCTCAAGGGTGATGCGATCGTGCAGGAGTTCCTGGGCATTCTCAACGAGTACGTCGAGCGCACGTATCAGAGCGCTTGA
- a CDS encoding opacity family porin, with the protein MTRALRLIGVVAALAVPALASAQAAADKTVSFGVSGGLSVPMGDLGDGANSGFTVAGHAFYKPAGISAVRFRGDVAYDKWGVKDAGGDADLRSLSFVANALYDFPSQSNVRPYLIGGLGAYNSKAIINLGQVTASTNSSTDLGLQVGGGLTFKLSGFDTFAEAKFVNVFTSGSSTTWLPITFGVRF; encoded by the coding sequence ATGACTCGTGCCCTGCGTCTGATCGGCGTGGTCGCTGCGCTTGCCGTTCCCGCCCTCGCGTCGGCCCAGGCGGCCGCCGACAAGACCGTCTCCTTTGGCGTGAGTGGCGGCCTGTCCGTCCCGATGGGCGACCTCGGTGATGGCGCCAACAGCGGCTTCACCGTGGCCGGCCACGCGTTCTACAAGCCCGCCGGCATCAGCGCCGTCCGATTCCGTGGCGATGTGGCGTACGACAAATGGGGGGTGAAGGACGCCGGCGGCGACGCCGATCTGCGCAGCCTCAGCTTCGTGGCCAATGCGCTCTATGACTTCCCGTCGCAGTCGAACGTGCGTCCGTATCTGATCGGCGGGCTTGGTGCCTACAACAGCAAGGCCATTATCAACCTCGGACAGGTTACGGCGTCGACCAACAGCAGCACCGACCTCGGCCTGCAGGTGGGCGGTGGTCTCACCTTCAAGCTTTCGGGCTTCGATACGTTCGCCGAGGCCAAGTTCGTCAACGTGTTCACGAGCGGCTCGAGCACGACCTGGCTGCCGATCACCTTCGGCGTGCGGTTCTAG
- a CDS encoding FAD-dependent oxidoreductase, which yields MAAPILIIGAGVSGLVCAIELHRAGREVLVVDAAPDVGGRVRTTVRDGLVLDHGFQVLFTAYPTLRGYLNYDALQLRRFQPAARIVSGGQVSLIGDALKDPSLLVNTVLAKAIGVSDKLRLLTLRRFAQGLSFDDCFSATYANTSTRDFLRARGFSEQVITDFFAPFYGGILLDRGLTTTASVLLFTFKMLADGDTVVPAAGMGAITRQLATLLPAGAVRTGVRVQQLRVSTEGSAARVTGAVLADGTTLEAAHVVLAIDAPTAKQLAATVGLSLPEPEGALGCTTVYYTARQSPIPGKALWLNADAGAVISHAVTLTDVAPEYATGGRALIAATAVGAPAALSDEAFDSAAQQELCAMGGVRAEAAGLERVGLWRVPYAQFAQPPGWREQRPAVACGMAGLWRASEVLHSSSLEGAARGGLTAAQALLYTA from the coding sequence ATGGCTGCTCCCATTCTCATCATCGGCGCCGGGGTCTCCGGACTCGTGTGCGCCATCGAACTGCATCGCGCGGGTCGCGAGGTGCTCGTGGTAGACGCCGCGCCGGACGTCGGTGGCCGCGTGCGTACCACCGTGCGCGACGGGCTCGTGCTCGATCACGGCTTTCAGGTGCTCTTCACCGCGTATCCCACGCTGCGCGGCTACCTGAACTACGACGCCCTGCAGCTCCGCCGCTTTCAGCCCGCGGCGCGCATTGTGTCCGGCGGTCAGGTCTCGCTCATTGGCGACGCGCTCAAGGATCCGAGCCTGCTGGTGAACACCGTGCTCGCCAAGGCGATTGGCGTGAGCGACAAGCTGCGCCTGCTCACGCTGCGGCGCTTCGCCCAGGGGCTGAGCTTTGACGACTGCTTCTCGGCGACGTACGCGAACACGAGCACGCGCGACTTCCTGCGCGCGCGTGGCTTCAGCGAGCAGGTCATCACCGACTTCTTTGCCCCCTTCTACGGCGGCATTCTGCTCGATCGCGGGCTCACCACCACCGCGTCGGTGCTGCTCTTCACCTTCAAGATGCTCGCCGATGGCGACACCGTGGTGCCCGCGGCCGGCATGGGCGCCATCACGCGGCAGCTCGCGACGCTGTTGCCCGCCGGCGCGGTGCGCACCGGCGTGCGGGTGCAGCAGCTGCGCGTCTCGACCGAGGGCAGTGCGGCGCGGGTGACCGGCGCGGTGCTCGCCGACGGCACCACGCTCGAGGCGGCGCATGTGGTGCTCGCCATCGATGCGCCTACGGCCAAGCAGCTCGCCGCCACCGTCGGCCTCTCGCTGCCGGAGCCCGAGGGCGCGCTCGGCTGCACCACCGTGTACTACACTGCCCGGCAGTCCCCCATTCCCGGGAAGGCGCTCTGGCTCAATGCCGATGCGGGGGCGGTGATCAGTCACGCGGTCACGCTCACCGACGTGGCGCCGGAGTACGCAACCGGAGGGCGCGCGCTGATTGCCGCGACGGCGGTGGGCGCGCCGGCGGCGCTGAGCGACGAGGCGTTCGACTCTGCCGCACAGCAGGAGCTGTGCGCCATGGGGGGCGTGCGTGCCGAAGCGGCCGGGCTCGAGCGCGTGGGGCTCTGGCGTGTGCCGTATGCGCAATTCGCGCAGCCGCCCGGCTGGCGGGAACAACGACCGGCCGTGGCGTGTGGTATGGCAGGGTTGTGGCGCGCCAGCGAGGTGCTCCACTCCAGTTCCCTCGAAGGTGCCGCGCGCGGTGGGCTCACCGCGGCGCAGGCG